TCGTGAGCCATATTAAGTAATTTATCAACTTTTTCGGTTAGAGAATTCATAATTTCCAGGTTTACTTTATAATATACATGAAAACCAATTTTTTGAGATTCCAGAACCTTCACATTTTTCAATATTTTTAAATGTTGTGAAACTGCAGGTTGCGAAATACCGAGTGCTTTTGCCAAATCCGCTACACAAAGATCTTTATCCCCGGTAGAGACTAACAATTTGATAATAATTAAACGATTAGGATCGCTTAAAGCTTTAAAAACTTCTGCCATGTGCTCGATAAATTCAAACCGATTCATCTCATCTCCTTAACTATATAAGCAAATTCTTATTTACTTATTTTCCTGTAAAGTCTTTTTTTCATTATTGTGTTTAATTTTTATCTCAAGATTCTCTTATGATTCTTTGCCTCTAACTCTTTTTTGAATCACGGCGATAGACGGACAGAGTTTTTTTTATTTCTATTTTGGTTGAAAAAACGAATTTGATTTGAGTGATTTGTAATTCCTTTTGTGCTTTTTTATAGTAAAATATTCCCGAGATAAATTGCTTGACACCAGCATCATAAAAAAAGATTTTGCTTTTGCTTTCATTTAAGATCAATTGAAAGGATAACAATTTAAAAGGAGCAATTATGGAAGAAAATACAGAAGAAATCAGTCTTTTTGATTTGACTATAACTCAACTTACAAAAATGGCAAAAGAGCTTGATATCGAGGATTATAAAGGTCTGAAGAAAAACGAATTGATCCACAAGATCTTTGAAATGCAGGCAATGCAGGAAGGTCTGGCTTTTGCCAAAGGTGTATTGGAGATAACAGACGATGGTTATGGTTTCTTACGATTTAAACATCACAATTATACGCATGGTAGAAACGATATTTATGTCTCCAGTTCCCAGATTAAAAAATTCGGTCTGAAAAAAGGACATGTTGTTTGCGGTCCCGTACGTGCACCCAAAGAAGAAGAAAAATACTTTGCTTTGATCAGAGTCGATTCTATTAATAAGGAATCTCCGCAATTAGCCAGAGAAGCAAAGTACTTTGATAAACTAACACCTTATTATCCGCAGGAAAAACTGGATCTGGAAACCAAACCGACAAATGTCACCACCAGGATCATAAATCTTTTTACTCCCATTGGAAAAGGACAGAGAGGGATAATCGTGGCAGCTCCGAGAACAGGAAAGACGGTTATCATGCAGGAAATAGCGAATTCCGTTTTGACAAACCATAAAGAAGTTTATGTCATTGTTCTCCTCGTTGATGAACGACCTGAAGAAGTAACAGAAATGAGAAACATCCTGATCCCTGAAAATTCTGAAGTGATCAGTTCTACTTTTGATGAAACTCCCAGAAACCATATTCAGGTTGCAGAAATGGCTTTAGCCAAAGCCAAACGCATGGTCGAACTGGGACATGATGTTGTTATTATGCTCGATAGTATTACAAGATTAGCAAGAGCATATAATATGGTCACTCCTTCCAGCGGAAAAGTTCTCTCCGGAGGTCTGGATTCCAGTTCTATCCATCGTCCGAAAAAATTCTTCGGTTCAGCTCGAAATACGCTCGAACAGGGAAGTTTGACAATTATTGCCACAGCTCTTGTCGATACCGGAAGCCGAATGGATCAGGTCATTTTTGAAGAATTTAAAGGAACAGGAAATATGGAATTGGTTTTAGATCGATCAATTAGTGATTTAAGATTATATCCGGCGATCGATCTGGTAAAATCCGGAACACGAAGGGAAGAACTACTTTTGACAGAAGAAGAAGCAAATCGAATGTTCATCTTACGAAAATTCCTCAAAGGAATGAGCCCTATTCAGGGAATTGAACTGCTTAGATCAAAAATGCTGAAAACAAAAAACAATCTGGAACTCCTGCAAATAATGAGTAAATAGGTTTTAGTAAAATATTTAGTAAGATTGAAAATCCCTCTTATATCTCCCTTTATGAAGGGGAGTTAGAAGGAATTTATTTTTATCTTTCGAGTAAATAAATGGAATTACTATCTCCTGCCGGAAGTCTGCAAAAATTACAATATGCAATTTATTTTGGAGCTGATGCTGTTTATTGCAGCGGGAAAGATTTCGGATTAAGAGCAAAAAGCACAAATCTATCTGATGAAGAATTAGAAGAAGCAGTCAAATTCTGCCATTCCCAAAATAAAAAAATATTCGTAACTGTTAATATCTTTGCCCAAAATTCCGATCTGAAAAAGATAAAAAATTTTTTACTTTTTTTGGAACAAATTAAGATCGATGCTGTGATCATCTCCGATCCGGGAATTTTTGCTTTAGCTAAGGAAAATGCTCCTCAAATTCCGATTCATGTCAGTACACAAGCAAATGTAACCTCCTGGAAAACTGCTGAATTCTGGCTCAAACAAGGTGCAAAACGCATCATTTCAGCCAGGGAATTATCTATCACGGAAATTAAAGAAATCAAGCAGAGAGTTCCTGAAATAGAACTGGAGATGTTCGTGCACGGAGCGATGTGTATGTCTTATTCGGGACGCTGTTTATTGAGTTCATACTTGAATGATCGTAGTGCAAATAGAGGAAATTGTACTCAACCTTGCCGCTGGAAATATGCTCTTACTGAAGAAACAAGACCCGGACAGTTTTTCCCGATCGAAGAAGATGAACATGGAACTTACATCCTGAATTCCAAAGATCTGTGTTTATTCGATAGGTTAGAAGAGATCAAAGACGCAGGAATTGACAGCATCAAGATCGAAGGTCGGATGAAAAGTATGTATTATGTTGCGAATCTGACCAGAATTTATCGGGAAGCATTGGATTTGATCGAGGAAGGACAAATTCCATCAAATGATTTGAATGCAGAACTTGATAAAGTCAGCCAT
This genomic interval from Candidatus Cloacimonadota bacterium contains the following:
- a CDS encoding ArsR family transcriptional regulator, whose product is MNRFEFIEHMAEVFKALSDPNRLIIIKLLVSTGDKDLCVADLAKALGISQPAVSQHLKILKNVKVLESQKIGFHVYYKVNLEIMNSLTEKVDKLLNMAHEECPENEVY
- a CDS encoding transcription termination factor Rho; this encodes MEENTEEISLFDLTITQLTKMAKELDIEDYKGLKKNELIHKIFEMQAMQEGLAFAKGVLEITDDGYGFLRFKHHNYTHGRNDIYVSSSQIKKFGLKKGHVVCGPVRAPKEEEKYFALIRVDSINKESPQLAREAKYFDKLTPYYPQEKLDLETKPTNVTTRIINLFTPIGKGQRGIIVAAPRTGKTVIMQEIANSVLTNHKEVYVIVLLVDERPEEVTEMRNILIPENSEVISSTFDETPRNHIQVAEMALAKAKRMVELGHDVVIMLDSITRLARAYNMVTPSSGKVLSGGLDSSSIHRPKKFFGSARNTLEQGSLTIIATALVDTGSRMDQVIFEEFKGTGNMELVLDRSISDLRLYPAIDLVKSGTRREELLLTEEEANRMFILRKFLKGMSPIQGIELLRSKMLKTKNNLELLQIMSK
- a CDS encoding U32 family peptidase, which gives rise to MELLSPAGSLQKLQYAIYFGADAVYCSGKDFGLRAKSTNLSDEELEEAVKFCHSQNKKIFVTVNIFAQNSDLKKIKNFLLFLEQIKIDAVIISDPGIFALAKENAPQIPIHVSTQANVTSWKTAEFWLKQGAKRIISARELSITEIKEIKQRVPEIELEMFVHGAMCMSYSGRCLLSSYLNDRSANRGNCTQPCRWKYALTEETRPGQFFPIEEDEHGTYILNSKDLCLFDRLEEIKDAGIDSIKIEGRMKSMYYVANLTRIYREALDLIEEGQIPSNDLNAELDKVSHRIYSEAFFDQFDSSYTQNYDSSSYIRNYQFIGEIADVTDSFLEINCKAKFSVGEEIEIIFPDRKSDISILVKSIYNEENEPIDSSKPNTVAKINLQGFKNLFKNLQGFKNLEGLDHGIVRKRICNPIVPMGNMDKNDFPAEQKKEDHRDGGDTEIFHRDSSDTKL